From a region of the Acidobacteriota bacterium genome:
- a CDS encoding peptidase M28, translating into MVGGHRLKFATRRLLVCSLPFLSVLAFAQTQEKVDLDMVTKIRYEGFRNSKIKEIAEGLIENIGPRLTGSPNMKRANEWTRDQLTKFGLVNAHLEAWGPFGRGWWNEYVNVRMLSPDTQTVIAYPKAWTPGTDGAIHGDCVRANIRTKQDFEKYKGKLAGKIAILGELVDVKPIVEPPYERYTEKSLADVGNYELPSERPAFSPQEQQRRQQFQRDLNQFFADEKPLAVIDRSRGAAGGGTVFVQGGGAYRKSEPQAAVPQLTLAIEQWDRVARLLEQKTPVQLEINVKNNWSDADEQYDTIAEIPGADKRDEVVMLGAHLDSWHTGTGATDNGAGSIVMMEAVRILQSLGVKPRRTIRIGLWSGEEEGLLGSQWYVQHHFGSRPPMDTPAMQGMPTLRRREAGAVTVKAEQAKVSVYFNIDNGTGKIRGVYMQENAGVQPIFEAWMHPFKDLGMDTLTMRSTGGTDHLSFDAVGIPGFQFIQDPIEYDTRTHHSNMDVYDRLQFDDLRQIAVIVADFVYNAAMRDQMFPRKPIEKELPRRPEKPEDEDQAPPSGM; encoded by the coding sequence ATGGTTGGAGGTCATCGTTTGAAATTCGCGACCCGCCGTCTGCTGGTTTGCTCACTTCCCTTTCTATCCGTGCTTGCCTTTGCACAAACTCAGGAAAAAGTCGATCTCGATATGGTGACGAAGATCCGTTATGAGGGTTTTCGTAATTCGAAGATCAAGGAGATTGCCGAAGGGCTCATCGAAAACATCGGTCCGCGGCTCACGGGTTCACCGAACATGAAGCGCGCGAATGAGTGGACTCGCGATCAGCTAACGAAATTCGGTCTGGTCAATGCTCACCTCGAAGCCTGGGGACCGTTCGGACGCGGCTGGTGGAATGAGTATGTCAATGTGCGCATGCTGTCGCCGGATACGCAAACGGTTATCGCTTATCCGAAGGCGTGGACTCCCGGAACCGACGGTGCAATTCACGGCGATTGCGTTCGCGCCAACATCAGGACCAAGCAGGATTTTGAAAAGTACAAGGGCAAGCTGGCCGGGAAGATTGCGATCCTCGGTGAGCTGGTGGACGTGAAGCCCATTGTGGAACCGCCATACGAGCGCTACACGGAAAAGTCGTTGGCAGACGTCGGGAATTACGAACTGCCAAGCGAGAGGCCGGCGTTTAGTCCGCAAGAGCAGCAGAGACGCCAGCAGTTTCAGCGGGATCTGAATCAGTTCTTTGCTGACGAAAAGCCGCTGGCGGTGATCGACCGCAGTCGCGGAGCCGCGGGCGGAGGAACTGTCTTCGTGCAGGGTGGTGGTGCATATCGCAAGAGCGAGCCCCAGGCTGCGGTACCACAATTGACGCTGGCGATTGAGCAGTGGGATCGCGTGGCACGCCTGCTGGAGCAGAAGACACCGGTGCAGCTCGAGATCAATGTAAAGAACAACTGGTCCGACGCTGACGAGCAGTACGACACGATCGCTGAGATCCCTGGCGCCGACAAGAGAGATGAGGTCGTGATGCTCGGAGCGCATCTCGATTCATGGCATACAGGCACAGGCGCAACTGACAACGGTGCGGGCAGCATCGTGATGATGGAGGCAGTGAGGATTCTGCAATCGTTGGGAGTGAAGCCGCGGCGGACGATTCGCATTGGGCTGTGGAGCGGCGAAGAGGAGGGCTTGCTGGGCTCTCAATGGTACGTGCAGCACCATTTTGGATCGCGTCCACCAATGGATACTCCTGCAATGCAAGGTATGCCAACGCTTCGGCGTCGAGAAGCCGGAGCGGTAACGGTGAAGGCGGAGCAGGCGAAGGTGTCGGTTTACTTCAACATCGATAATGGGACAGGAAAGATCCGCGGCGTGTACATGCAGGAGAACGCTGGAGTGCAGCCGATCTTCGAAGCCTGGATGCATCCGTTCAAAGATCTCGGCATGGATACGCTCACGATGCGTTCCACGGGGGGCACCGACCATCTCTCGTTCGATGCGGTCGGCATTCCAGGATTCCAGTTCATCCAGGATCCAATTGAGTACGACACCCGAACGCACCACTCCAATATGGACGTCTATGACCGTTTGCAGTTCGACGATCTGCGGCAGATCGCGGTGATTGTCGCGGACTTCGTCTATAACGCCGCGATGCGTGATCAGATGTTTCCGCGCAAGCCGATTGAGAAGGAACTGCCGAGGCGTCCGGAGAAGCCGGAGGATGAGGATCAGGCGCCTCCGTCAGGAATGTAA
- a CDS encoding RNA-binding protein, translated as MTGVRIDKWLWAARFFKTRSLATRACELGRIESHGQAVKPAREVHVGDLLQIRTEGGQFQVRVQDLSEVRGPASVAQTLYRETEASRELRAKFAEEQKAMRGFTTAPSTRPSKRDRRRIVQFRSQRESG; from the coding sequence ATGACCGGCGTTCGCATCGACAAATGGCTGTGGGCTGCTCGATTCTTCAAGACACGTTCTCTGGCTACTCGCGCCTGTGAACTTGGTAGGATTGAATCCCACGGCCAGGCAGTTAAACCTGCCCGAGAGGTGCACGTAGGCGACTTACTACAGATTCGAACCGAGGGTGGCCAGTTTCAGGTAAGGGTTCAGGATCTCAGCGAGGTTCGGGGCCCTGCATCGGTGGCTCAGACCCTGTATCGCGAAACAGAGGCAAGCCGCGAGCTTCGCGCGAAGTTTGCCGAAGAACAAAAAGCTATGAGAGGCTTTACTACAGCGCCTTCAACTCGACCATCGAAGCGGGATCGCCGAAGAATCGTTCAGTTCAGATCGCAACGCGAGAGCGGCTAG
- a CDS encoding RNA-binding protein, producing MGAGVALFDYDNDGRLDLFLVNGAPLNDPTPKGTIPQKTGPKYWNRLYHQKADGTFEDVTERAGLQGQGYGMGVAVGDYDNDGFEDLFVTAYGGNRLYHNNGNGTFTDVTEKAGVRGGGWSTSAAWVDLDNDGRLDLVVLRYVEWGFSDVWCGERKKGYRAYCQPEVFPPISPLVYHNDRNGHFTEVSQKTGISKEGRGLGIALADYDRDGRVDLYVANDSMREFLYRNKGDGSFEEVGLVSEAAVDGDGHTYAGMGVDFADYDNDGLPDLVVTDLANQRYALYQNRGDASFSYTSLSSGMGRMTALHSGWGVRFFDYDNDGWKDLLVTQGHDLDTIELTSPNLRYREPMLLAHNTGKDFEDVSAFSGPGLQQSWVGRGMAIGDIDNDGRLDAVVTTNDGPIHMLMNKTVNQNHWLALELLGHTSNRDAIGAEVKLVTRSGSQFATVTTASSYLSSSDKRVHFGLGPATEAQSIEIKWPSGIMQRMEHVRGDRIVKIDEPPPQTH from the coding sequence ATGGGGGCCGGAGTTGCGCTGTTTGACTACGACAATGACGGTCGGCTTGATTTATTTCTCGTAAACGGCGCTCCCCTGAACGATCCGACGCCTAAAGGAACGATTCCGCAGAAGACCGGCCCGAAGTACTGGAATCGGCTGTATCACCAGAAGGCAGACGGCACCTTCGAGGACGTAACCGAAAGAGCGGGGTTGCAAGGCCAAGGCTACGGCATGGGAGTCGCGGTCGGCGACTATGACAATGACGGCTTCGAGGACCTTTTCGTCACTGCGTACGGCGGCAATCGCCTTTATCACAACAACGGCAATGGGACGTTCACTGATGTCACGGAGAAGGCCGGAGTCCGTGGCGGCGGGTGGTCAACAAGCGCCGCGTGGGTGGACCTCGACAATGACGGCCGCCTCGACCTCGTGGTGCTGCGCTATGTGGAGTGGGGCTTCAGCGATGTGTGGTGCGGCGAGCGCAAGAAAGGATATCGCGCGTACTGCCAGCCGGAAGTCTTTCCGCCGATCTCGCCGCTCGTCTATCACAATGACCGCAATGGCCACTTCACGGAAGTGTCGCAAAAGACGGGAATCTCGAAAGAGGGCAGAGGACTAGGCATCGCATTAGCCGACTACGATCGCGATGGTCGCGTCGATCTCTATGTGGCGAACGATTCCATGCGCGAATTTCTCTATCGCAACAAAGGAGACGGCAGTTTCGAGGAGGTCGGTCTGGTCTCCGAGGCGGCCGTCGATGGAGACGGTCACACCTATGCGGGCATGGGAGTCGATTTCGCCGACTATGACAATGACGGGCTTCCCGATTTGGTAGTCACAGATCTGGCCAACCAGCGGTATGCGTTGTATCAGAACAGAGGGGACGCCAGTTTTTCCTACACAAGCCTCAGTTCCGGGATGGGACGCATGACGGCGCTCCACTCCGGTTGGGGCGTGCGCTTCTTCGACTACGACAACGATGGCTGGAAGGATTTACTGGTAACTCAGGGACATGATCTCGACACGATTGAGCTAACCTCTCCTAACCTCCGCTATCGCGAACCGATGTTGCTTGCGCACAACACCGGCAAGGATTTTGAAGACGTCTCGGCGTTCTCGGGACCTGGGCTCCAACAATCTTGGGTAGGCAGAGGCATGGCCATCGGCGACATCGACAACGACGGTCGCCTGGACGCGGTTGTAACCACGAATGACGGCCCCATACACATGCTGATGAACAAGACGGTGAATCAGAATCATTGGCTCGCTTTGGAGCTTCTCGGACACACGAGCAACCGCGATGCGATCGGAGCGGAAGTAAAGCTGGTCACCAGATCGGGTTCACAATTTGCGACTGTGACTACGGCCAGCAGCTATCTTTCGTCCAGCGATAAGCGGGTGCACTTCGGTCTTGGTCCCGCAACTGAGGCCCAGAGCATCGAAATCAAATGGCCGAGTGGGATTATGCAAAGGATGGAGCATGTGCGAGGCGATCGGATTGTAAAGATCGACGAGCCGCCGCCCCAAACTCATTGA